In one window of Paenarthrobacter nicotinovorans DNA:
- the recF gene encoding DNA replication/repair protein RecF (All proteins in this family for which functions are known are DNA-binding proteins that assist the filamentation of RecA onto DNA for the initiation of recombination or recombinational repair.), translated as MYLEHLSLTDFRSYAQVDLKLGPGVTVLVGSNGIGKTNLMEAIGYLATLSSHRVSTDAPLLRFGSERALIRARLVRGEQATVIELEINAGRANRGRINRGNPVRARDILGICHTVLFAPEDLALVKGDPSNRRRFLDELLVSLVPRHAATRSDYDRVLKQRNALLKSARAGKFTAGHEATLDVWDQHMAKAGAELLHARLELVERLRPHLNSAYAQLTDGSKDAGAVYRSTIQDILDDDGGPADYGTEPSPSVEDLRLLSVDELTERYVQAFAASRKKELERGISLVGPHRDELELVLGQAPAKGYASHGETWSMCLSLRLASYYVMLDDARTGGTAPILILDDVFAELDVQRRRKLAAIVAGAEQVLVTAAVDADIPEELAGRRVTVVPGGIDGEG; from the coding sequence GTGTACCTCGAACATCTTTCGCTGACTGATTTCCGCAGCTACGCACAGGTAGACCTGAAACTGGGTCCCGGTGTCACCGTGCTGGTGGGTTCCAACGGCATCGGCAAGACAAACCTCATGGAAGCCATCGGCTATTTGGCTACCCTGAGCTCGCACCGTGTCAGCACAGACGCGCCATTGCTTCGTTTTGGTTCAGAACGCGCATTGATCCGGGCCCGTTTGGTCCGTGGTGAGCAAGCGACGGTCATCGAGCTTGAAATCAATGCCGGGCGCGCCAACCGGGGACGCATCAACCGGGGAAACCCGGTGCGCGCACGGGACATCCTGGGCATTTGCCACACGGTGCTGTTCGCGCCCGAGGACCTGGCACTGGTGAAGGGGGACCCCTCCAACCGCCGGCGCTTCCTCGATGAACTGCTGGTCAGCCTGGTACCCCGCCATGCTGCCACCCGCAGTGACTACGACCGCGTCCTGAAACAGCGGAACGCCCTGTTGAAATCGGCCCGTGCAGGCAAATTCACTGCGGGTCATGAAGCAACCCTGGATGTGTGGGACCAACACATGGCCAAGGCCGGGGCCGAACTGCTGCACGCCCGGCTGGAGTTGGTGGAGCGGTTGCGTCCGCACCTGAACAGCGCCTACGCCCAACTCACGGATGGTTCCAAGGACGCCGGGGCGGTTTACCGCTCCACCATCCAGGACATCCTGGACGACGACGGCGGTCCGGCCGACTACGGAACGGAACCTTCGCCGTCGGTTGAGGACCTCAGGCTGCTGTCCGTCGACGAACTCACCGAACGCTATGTCCAGGCCTTCGCAGCCTCGCGGAAAAAGGAACTTGAGCGGGGCATCTCGCTTGTTGGCCCGCACCGCGACGAGTTGGAACTCGTTCTGGGACAGGCTCCAGCCAAGGGCTATGCCTCCCACGGCGAAACGTGGTCCATGTGCCTGTCCTTGCGCCTCGCTTCCTACTACGTCATGTTGGACGATGCCCGGACTGGTGGAACTGCGCCGATACTGATTCTGGACGATGTTTTTGCCGAATTGGACGTGCAGAGGCGGCGTAAACTGGCTGCAATAGTGGCCGGCGCCGAACAGGTTCTGGTGACTGCTGCCGTCGATGCCGATATCCCTGAGGAGCTGGCCGGACGGCGCGTAACCGTTGTTCCGGGAGGCATCGATGGCGAAGGATAG
- a CDS encoding DUF721 domain-containing protein, whose translation MAKDSPEGLQPGRDPDEIDAAQAALNRMREAAAARGEVRLRAPRPGSAPKRKGLRDTRGFAQFHGSGRDPLGLGNVVGRLVAERGWTSPVAVGSVMAEWETLVGSDISAHCTPESFTDTTLHVRCDSTAWATQLRLLSTSLLEMFRNELGEGVVTSIQVLGPSAPSWRKGGRSVNGRGPRDTYG comes from the coding sequence ATGGCGAAGGATAGTCCCGAAGGACTGCAACCGGGCCGGGATCCGGACGAAATTGATGCTGCCCAGGCGGCGCTGAACCGCATGCGTGAAGCAGCCGCGGCCCGAGGTGAAGTAAGGCTGCGTGCCCCCAGGCCCGGATCTGCTCCCAAACGCAAGGGTCTGCGGGATACCCGGGGTTTTGCGCAGTTTCATGGCAGCGGCCGCGACCCCTTGGGCTTGGGCAATGTTGTGGGAAGGCTTGTGGCAGAACGCGGTTGGACTTCTCCTGTTGCCGTCGGTTCCGTCATGGCCGAATGGGAAACGTTGGTTGGGTCGGACATCTCCGCCCACTGCACCCCGGAGAGTTTCACCGACACCACGCTGCATGTCCGCTGTGACTCAACGGCATGGGCCACGCAATTGCGGTTGCTCAGTACCAGCCTCTTGGAGATGTTCCGGAATGAGCTGGGTGAAGGGGTTGTCACCAGCATCCAGGTACTGGGGCCATCAGCTCCAAGTTGGCGAAAAGGCGGGCGCAGTGTCAACGGCCGCGGCCCCCGGGATACTTACGGCTGA
- the gyrB gene encoding DNA topoisomerase (ATP-hydrolyzing) subunit B has translation MANDNAETLAVEPQEETVPTPDTPAEAPREYGASDITVLEGLEAVRKRPGMYIGSTGPRGLHHLVYEVVDNSVDEALAGYCSHIEVTLRADGGVQVVDDGRGIPVDIHPTEGKPTVEVVMTILHAGGKFGGGGYAVSGGLHGVGISVVNALSRRVDTEVRRQGHVWRMTFADGGKPQGELVKGEETERTGTSQTFYPDGTIFESTEFDFETLRARFQQMAFLNKGLRITLTDERPVNRDGDDDLDLDAVATEGEVAAEHRTVVYEYPDGLLDYVKHLNSNKKVEIVHEDVIAFETEDTERHIAVEVAMQWTTAYSESVHTYANTINTHEGGTHEEGFRAAMTSLINRYAREKSIIKEKEDNLTGDDIREGLTAVISVKLAEPQFEGQTKTKLGNSEVKGFVQRVVTDQLGDWLERNPGPARDVIRKAISAAQARMAARKARDNARRKSPLESFGMPGKLSDCSSKDPSRCEVYLVEGDSAGGSAKRGRNPETQAILPLRGKILNVERARLDKALGNAEVQSMITAFGTGIGEDFDISKLRYHKIVLMADADVDGQHITTLLMTLLFRYMRPLIENGYVYLAQPPLYRIKWSNAAHDYVYSDRERDETIRKGAAMNKRLPKDNGIQRYKGLGEMDYTELWDTTMDPGRRTLLQVTMDDALAADQTFSVLMGEDVESRRNFIQQNAKDVRFLDI, from the coding sequence GTGGCTAACGACAATGCAGAGACCTTGGCAGTAGAGCCCCAAGAGGAGACTGTTCCCACGCCTGATACGCCTGCGGAGGCCCCCAGGGAGTACGGTGCCAGCGACATCACCGTGCTGGAAGGCCTCGAAGCCGTGCGCAAACGCCCCGGTATGTACATCGGTTCAACCGGTCCCCGCGGCCTGCACCACTTGGTCTATGAAGTGGTGGACAACTCTGTTGACGAGGCCCTGGCCGGTTACTGCAGCCATATCGAAGTAACGCTCCGCGCTGACGGCGGAGTGCAGGTGGTCGATGATGGCCGCGGCATTCCCGTGGATATCCACCCCACCGAGGGTAAGCCCACGGTTGAAGTAGTCATGACCATCCTGCACGCCGGCGGCAAGTTCGGCGGTGGAGGGTACGCGGTTTCGGGTGGTCTGCACGGTGTCGGCATTTCGGTTGTGAACGCCCTTTCCCGTCGTGTGGACACGGAAGTGCGCCGCCAGGGCCACGTTTGGCGGATGACCTTCGCCGACGGCGGCAAGCCCCAGGGCGAACTCGTCAAGGGAGAAGAAACCGAGCGTACCGGAACGTCCCAGACGTTCTACCCCGACGGAACGATCTTCGAATCCACTGAGTTCGACTTCGAGACTCTTCGCGCACGTTTCCAGCAGATGGCCTTCCTCAACAAGGGCCTGCGGATCACGTTGACTGACGAGCGTCCGGTCAACCGCGATGGCGATGACGACCTTGACCTGGACGCAGTAGCCACCGAAGGCGAAGTTGCAGCCGAGCACCGCACGGTTGTCTACGAGTACCCGGACGGCTTGCTGGACTACGTCAAGCACCTCAACTCGAACAAGAAGGTCGAGATCGTCCACGAGGACGTCATCGCTTTCGAAACCGAGGACACTGAGCGGCACATCGCCGTCGAGGTTGCCATGCAGTGGACCACCGCTTATTCGGAAAGTGTCCACACGTACGCGAACACGATCAACACCCACGAGGGCGGAACGCACGAAGAAGGCTTCCGTGCCGCTATGACATCGCTGATCAACCGCTATGCGCGCGAGAAGAGCATCATCAAGGAAAAGGAAGACAACCTTACCGGTGATGACATCCGCGAAGGCCTGACTGCGGTGATTTCGGTAAAGCTTGCTGAACCGCAGTTCGAAGGCCAGACCAAGACCAAGCTGGGCAACTCCGAGGTCAAGGGCTTTGTCCAGCGCGTGGTTACTGACCAGCTGGGTGACTGGCTGGAACGGAACCCGGGCCCGGCCCGCGACGTTATCCGCAAGGCCATTTCAGCCGCCCAGGCCCGCATGGCCGCCCGGAAGGCGCGCGACAATGCCCGCCGAAAGAGCCCGCTTGAGTCCTTCGGTATGCCCGGTAAGCTCTCTGACTGCTCGTCGAAGGATCCTTCGCGCTGCGAGGTCTACCTCGTTGAGGGTGACTCGGCCGGCGGCTCGGCCAAGCGTGGGCGCAACCCCGAAACCCAGGCGATCCTGCCGCTGCGTGGCAAGATCCTGAATGTGGAGCGCGCACGCCTCGACAAGGCTTTGGGTAACGCTGAAGTCCAGTCCATGATCACCGCATTCGGCACGGGAATCGGCGAAGACTTCGACATCTCCAAGCTCCGCTACCACAAGATCGTGTTGATGGCCGATGCCGACGTTGATGGTCAGCACATCACCACCCTGTTGATGACGTTGCTGTTCCGTTACATGCGCCCGCTCATCGAGAACGGTTATGTGTACCTGGCCCAGCCGCCGCTGTACCGGATCAAGTGGTCCAATGCCGCGCACGACTACGTCTACAGCGATCGTGAACGCGACGAGACCATCCGCAAGGGTGCCGCCATGAACAAGCGCCTCCCCAAGGACAACGGCATCCAGCGCTACAAGGGCCTCGGTGAAATGGACTACACCGAGCTGTGGGATACCACCATGGATCCGGGTCGCCGCACGTTGCTGCAGGTAACCATGGACGACGCATTGGCAGCCGACCAGACCTTCTCCGTGTTGATGGGCGAGGACGTTGAATCACGCCGTAACTTCATCCAGCAGAACGCCAAGGACGTCAGGTTCCTCGATATCTAA
- the gyrA gene encoding DNA gyrase subunit A encodes MSDETPEVPAESNDAEEVVLEGDVLTDRVEQVDLQTEMQRSYLDYAMAVIVGRALPDVRDGLKPVHRRVLYAMFDGGYRPDRSFNKCARVVGDVMGTYHPHGDMAIYDALVRLIQDWTMRYPLALGQGNFGSPGNDGAAAPRYTETKMAQLAMEMVRDIDEETVDFQDNYDGKNQEPTILPARFPNLLVNGSSGIAVGMATNIPPHNLREVAEGVQWALENPTATREELLEALLLRIKGPDFPTGATILGHKGIEDAYRTGRGSITMRAVVNVEELQGRTCLVVTELPYQANPDNLAIKIAELVKDGKIQGIADLRDETSGRTGQRLVIVLKRDAVAKVVLNNLYKHTQLQDNFSANMLAIVDGVPRTLSLDAFIRHWVAHQMDVIARRTRYRLRKAEEEAHILRALLKALDMLDEVIALIRASNTTEAAREGLMELLEIDELQARAILDMQLRRLAALERQKIQDRHSELEAMIEEYNSILASEERQRQIISEELAEIVAKHGDDRRTHILMGFDGDMSMEDLIPEEEMVVTITRGGYVKRTRSDNYRSQQRGGKGIKGAQLRGDDVVEHFFVTTTHHWLLFFTNLGRVYRAKAYELAEAGRDAKGQHVANLLAFQPDEHIAQVLDLRDYQQAPYLVLATKNGLVKKTRLEDYDTNRTAGVIAINLRDGDELVSAQLVSETDDLLLVSRKGQSIRFTATDDALRPMGRATSGVTGMKFREDDELLAADVVQDGSFVFIVTEGGYAKRTAVDEYRLQGRGGLGIKVAKLAEDRGDLVGALIVQEEDEVLVVMEGGKVVRSAVTGVPAKGRDTMGVIFAKPDKNDRIIEVARNSERGLEGEESEDGADDDVTLAAEDGAAAVTATPATENDADPESESGAELNEDNTGGNE; translated from the coding sequence ATGAGTGACGAAACTCCCGAAGTCCCGGCTGAATCGAACGACGCCGAGGAAGTTGTTCTTGAGGGTGATGTGCTGACCGACCGCGTGGAGCAGGTGGACCTGCAGACAGAGATGCAGCGGTCCTACCTGGACTACGCCATGGCCGTGATCGTCGGCCGCGCCCTCCCGGACGTCCGCGACGGACTCAAGCCAGTTCACCGCCGCGTTTTGTACGCAATGTTCGACGGCGGCTACCGCCCCGACCGCTCCTTCAACAAGTGCGCCCGCGTCGTGGGTGACGTCATGGGTACCTACCACCCTCACGGTGACATGGCGATCTACGATGCCCTGGTGCGCCTGATCCAGGACTGGACCATGCGCTACCCGCTGGCACTGGGCCAGGGTAACTTCGGCTCGCCCGGCAACGACGGCGCTGCTGCACCGCGTTACACGGAAACCAAAATGGCGCAGCTGGCCATGGAGATGGTCAGGGACATCGACGAGGAAACCGTCGATTTCCAGGACAACTACGACGGCAAGAACCAGGAACCGACCATCCTGCCGGCCCGTTTCCCGAACCTGCTGGTCAATGGCTCCTCAGGCATCGCCGTCGGCATGGCAACCAATATCCCGCCGCACAACCTCCGTGAAGTTGCCGAGGGCGTCCAGTGGGCACTGGAAAACCCCACCGCCACGCGCGAAGAGTTGCTTGAAGCCCTGTTGCTGCGTATCAAGGGACCCGACTTCCCCACAGGCGCCACCATCCTGGGCCACAAGGGTATCGAGGACGCTTACCGCACTGGCCGCGGCTCCATCACGATGCGCGCGGTAGTCAACGTTGAAGAGCTCCAGGGCCGTACCTGCCTGGTAGTCACCGAGCTTCCGTACCAGGCCAACCCGGACAACCTGGCGATCAAGATCGCCGAGCTGGTCAAGGACGGCAAGATCCAGGGCATCGCCGACCTCCGCGATGAGACCTCCGGCCGCACCGGCCAGCGCCTGGTGATCGTCCTCAAGCGCGACGCCGTGGCCAAGGTGGTCCTGAACAACCTCTACAAGCACACGCAGCTGCAGGACAACTTCTCGGCGAACATGCTGGCAATTGTCGACGGCGTGCCGCGCACCTTGAGCCTGGATGCCTTCATCCGGCACTGGGTTGCCCACCAGATGGACGTCATTGCGCGCCGCACCCGTTACCGGCTGCGCAAGGCCGAGGAAGAAGCGCACATCCTGCGCGCACTCCTCAAGGCACTGGACATGCTGGATGAAGTCATCGCGTTGATCCGTGCGTCCAACACCACGGAAGCAGCCCGCGAAGGCCTGATGGAGCTGTTGGAGATCGACGAGCTCCAGGCCCGGGCCATCCTCGACATGCAGTTGCGCCGCCTGGCCGCCCTGGAGCGCCAGAAGATCCAGGACCGGCACTCCGAGCTCGAAGCGATGATCGAGGAATACAACTCGATCCTGGCTTCCGAGGAACGCCAGCGCCAGATCATCAGCGAGGAACTCGCTGAAATCGTTGCCAAGCATGGTGACGACCGGCGGACGCACATCCTGATGGGCTTCGACGGCGACATGTCCATGGAAGACCTGATTCCTGAAGAGGAAATGGTTGTCACCATCACCCGCGGCGGCTACGTCAAGCGCACCCGCAGTGACAACTACCGTTCGCAGCAACGCGGCGGCAAGGGCATCAAGGGAGCCCAGCTGCGTGGCGACGACGTGGTTGAGCACTTCTTCGTCACCACCACCCACCACTGGCTGTTGTTCTTCACCAACTTGGGCCGCGTTTACCGCGCGAAGGCCTACGAACTTGCCGAAGCCGGTCGCGACGCCAAGGGTCAGCACGTTGCCAACCTTCTAGCCTTCCAGCCGGACGAGCACATCGCCCAGGTCCTGGACCTGAGGGATTACCAGCAGGCTCCGTACCTGGTTCTGGCCACCAAGAACGGCTTGGTCAAGAAGACGCGGCTGGAAGACTACGACACCAACCGCACCGCCGGCGTCATCGCCATTAACCTGCGCGATGGTGACGAACTGGTTTCAGCCCAGCTGGTCAGTGAAACAGACGATCTCCTGCTTGTCTCACGCAAGGGCCAGTCCATCCGCTTCACAGCCACGGATGACGCCCTGCGGCCCATGGGCCGTGCCACTTCAGGTGTTACGGGTATGAAGTTCCGTGAGGACGACGAACTGCTGGCCGCGGACGTGGTTCAAGATGGCTCGTTCGTGTTCATCGTGACCGAAGGCGGTTATGCCAAGCGGACTGCCGTGGATGAGTACCGGCTCCAGGGCCGCGGCGGTTTGGGTATCAAGGTAGCCAAGCTGGCCGAGGACCGTGGCGACCTTGTAGGCGCTTTGATCGTCCAGGAAGAAGACGAAGTCCTGGTGGTCATGGAGGGCGGCAAGGTGGTCCGCTCAGCCGTGACCGGCGTTCCCGCCAAGGGCCGCGACACCATGGGCGTCATCTTTGCCAAACCGGACAAGAATGACCGCATTATTGAAGTTGCCCGCAACAGCGAACGCGGTTTGGAAGGCGAGGAATCCGAAGACGGAGCCGACGATGACGTAACGTTGGCTGCAGAGGACGGCGCCGCTGCGGTGACCGCAACGCCCGCAACGGAAAACGACGCAGACCCGGAAAGTGAATCGGGCGCGGAGCTGAACGAAGACAATACCGGAGGTAACGAGTGA
- a CDS encoding DUF3566 domain-containing protein has protein sequence MSNSDSYPKPSTGVPGGLRQPSGNAQAGTPARPQQRPGAGATGSGATGARPATGANSAPRPAGAPGQRPAQAGQRPAPAGQRPAGAPGQRPAQPGQRPAGAPGQRPAQGAPGLVKPAPKAKVRRARLLVSKVDPWSVLKMAFLLSVALGIVTVVAAIVLWTVLDLTGIFNQVDSLLGTLAGSEGGGFELKKIASLGQVASFATIIAVVNVVLLTALSMLSAVLYNISATLVGGVGVTLTDD, from the coding sequence GTGAGTAATTCCGACTCATATCCCAAGCCGAGCACAGGTGTCCCCGGCGGACTCCGGCAGCCCTCGGGCAATGCACAGGCAGGAACGCCTGCACGGCCCCAGCAACGACCCGGAGCAGGAGCCACCGGTTCAGGAGCCACAGGCGCACGACCGGCGACGGGTGCCAACTCCGCTCCGCGACCTGCCGGTGCCCCCGGACAGCGTCCCGCTCAAGCCGGACAACGACCTGCCCCGGCGGGACAACGTCCTGCGGGTGCCCCCGGGCAGCGTCCGGCCCAGCCCGGCCAGCGGCCTGCAGGGGCCCCGGGCCAGCGTCCGGCCCAGGGTGCCCCCGGCTTGGTAAAGCCCGCTCCCAAGGCGAAGGTGCGCCGTGCACGCCTCCTGGTCAGCAAGGTGGACCCGTGGTCGGTGCTCAAGATGGCGTTCCTGCTGTCCGTAGCGCTGGGCATTGTCACTGTCGTGGCCGCAATCGTTCTGTGGACTGTGCTGGACCTTACGGGAATCTTCAACCAGGTGGACAGCCTCCTGGGCACTCTCGCAGGTTCTGAAGGCGGCGGTTTCGAGCTGAAGAAGATTGCCTCGCTGGGCCAGGTTGCCTCGTTCGCCACCATCATCGCCGTGGTGAATGTTGTTCTGCTGACGGCGCTGTCCATGCTGTCGGCTGTGCTGTATAACATTTCTGCAACATTGGTTGGCGGCGTCGGCGTCACCCTGACGGACGACTAG
- a CDS encoding DLW-39 family protein, whose amino-acid sequence MAAAIAGVLVYKKNQESEARKDVWSKSTDTVD is encoded by the coding sequence GTGGCAGCGGCAATCGCAGGTGTCCTGGTTTATAAAAAGAACCAGGAATCCGAAGCCCGGAAAGATGTCTGGAGCAAATCAACCGATACGGTTGATTAG